In Nonomuraea sp. NBC_00507, the following are encoded in one genomic region:
- a CDS encoding SDR family oxidoreductase, with protein sequence MTPAYPKAHGLLDGKVTLVTAAAGAGIGYATARRCAEEGATIVVSDRHERRLAAAADTLTELTGVKPLAVPCDVTSEAQVLALFDAVVEAHGRLDVVINNAGLGGTAPLAEMSDDQWHAVIDVTLNGTMRCTRAALRHMIDQGSGVIVNNASVIGWRAQRGQAHYAAAKAGVMALTRCVALEAAEHGVRVNAVAPSLAVHPFLAKVTSEELLAELAAKEAFGRSAEPWEVANVIVFLASDYSSYMTGEVVSVSSQHP encoded by the coding sequence ATGACCCCGGCGTACCCCAAGGCACACGGACTGCTCGACGGCAAGGTGACGCTGGTGACGGCGGCCGCCGGCGCCGGCATCGGCTATGCGACCGCCCGCCGGTGCGCCGAGGAAGGCGCCACGATCGTGGTCTCGGACCGGCACGAGCGCCGCCTGGCCGCCGCCGCCGACACCCTGACCGAGCTCACCGGCGTCAAGCCGCTCGCCGTCCCGTGCGACGTGACGTCCGAGGCGCAGGTGCTGGCGCTCTTCGACGCGGTGGTCGAGGCGCACGGCCGGCTCGACGTGGTGATCAACAACGCCGGACTCGGCGGTACGGCGCCGCTGGCCGAGATGTCCGACGACCAGTGGCACGCGGTCATCGACGTCACCCTGAACGGCACCATGCGCTGCACCCGGGCCGCGCTCCGCCACATGATCGATCAGGGCTCCGGCGTCATCGTGAACAACGCCTCGGTGATCGGCTGGCGGGCGCAGCGCGGGCAGGCCCACTACGCCGCCGCCAAGGCCGGCGTGATGGCGCTGACCAGGTGCGTGGCGCTGGAGGCGGCCGAGCACGGCGTGCGGGTGAACGCGGTGGCGCCGTCGCTGGCCGTGCATCCGTTCCTGGCGAAGGTGACCAGCGAGGAGTTGCTGGCGGAGCTGGCGGCCAAGGAGGCGTTCGGGCGGTCGGCGGAGCCATGGGAGGTGGCGAACGTGATCGTCTTTCTGGCCAGCGACTACTCGTCGTACATGACGGGCGAGGTGGTCTCGGTCTCCTCCCAGCACCCCTGA